In Paramormyrops kingsleyae isolate MSU_618 chromosome 5, PKINGS_0.4, whole genome shotgun sequence, one DNA window encodes the following:
- the cp110 gene encoding uncharacterized protein cp110 yields MEEYETFARHRLALLVEAAGERGIARSAGRPVGGGSSCIRFHGVAVLPPLLTEQQRELMRGYRGEAARLQRQRGEAQPDSRVSQVQTLLDSVQLRMALTLQEFIQNEPDVVGTGRATWDFPPPLCSTAKPVHDGKRDEFSFHHLTSISSVTLDAADSPDLTDRMSLVPDTRCALVHGSDVHQTAETRCQTGQHSLSSGYITSDNTEAASHTAAAMEAVQLSKEGRQAGSRESFIPLDTDCLAEGTGTVKEFALASEVNLDTARSGPEDPGVCEVPYRMSLQNLLKQSQEYRQRQRLLRMAKNRSQETDEAQNLSDKENNEVPLVEKNELRKSKERRANHAKVRFSQFDPFSVSVAEQPPVQTLSETPEVQSSVGTNLESSEKVFDCGRVNVPKNMGVATLSAVSALSSESPEPDDLVGDNLTRSMARDDPASDQSKPLPTTSSSAEPCGLGEGPKIDGTVPNQVPTSKKFTTFPTPQLCLSPVHCGKGRGPIAHTTLSVSDNAGLSRHTKDGVNQAVQISQLEMNLSRLQALITDLESTLDEGSTCQTWANGSHLTGERAVPPRDLLGLTEHRQPKRQITSISQKMRVPEMFRDAVAVPRRSPVLADTSNRPLPDNSRFPSDRSYDVETPSNLWQWGEETGARTQNQGSPAGQGPGTRAKRRLLMCTAETKSPRTPPASHSAAWGGPRSSTPKVRTGTSARFLPKETQLLVEAPIKEQEREQLQISCRLSSPWRPLVAAAVKGYLARRLLRTEHVARLVRTVKDSRHFLLAFQPRTAETEEFDSEQDLELQKRVLLQLRSARYEIYDVFFSSSAAERMQIISWDRALVWERELRRRENGQERGKGGASLSAATRRSLERRRSSALHKMAVERPRLAGVKAGCRRASQRPRPR; encoded by the exons ATGGAGGAGTATGAGACATTCGCGAGGCACCGCTTGGCGCTGCTGGTGGAGGCGGCCGGCGAGCGGGGCATCGCGCGCTCCGCCGGGCGGCCGGTAGGCGGCGGTTCCTCTTGCATCAGGTTTCACGGCGTCGCCGTCCTTCCGCCTCTG CTCACCGAGCAGCAGAGGGAGCTAATGCGGGGGTACAGAGGGGAAGCCGCAAGGCTGCAGAGACAGAGGGGTGAAGCACAACCGGACTCCAGGGTGTCCCAGGTGCAGACCCTCCTCGACAGTGTGCAG CTGAGGATGGCACTAACACTTCAGGAGTTCATTCAAAATGAGCCAGACGTTGTTGGGACAGGAAGAGCCACCTGGGATTTTCCTCCGCCTTTGTGTTCCACGGCTAAACCGGTGCATGATGGGAAACGGGATGAGTTCTCATTTCATCATCTGACATCCATTTCTTCCGTGACTCTGGATGCTGCCGACAGTCCAGACCTTACCGACAGGATGTCTCTGGTCCCTGACACCCGCTGTGCGCTTGTGCACGGTTCTGACGTACATCAGACCGCAGAGACTCGGTGCCAAACCGGCCAGCACTCTCTGTCATCTGGTTACATCACTTCCGACAATACGGAAGCCGCCAGCCATACGGCTGCTGCAATGGAGGCTGTCCAACTAAGCAAGGAGGGACGTCAGGCAGGGAGCCGGGAGAGTTTCATCCCGCTTGACACTGACTGCTTGGCTGAAGGCACAGGAACAGTGAAAGAGTTTGCACTGGCATCTGAGGTCAATCTGGACACTGCTCGTTCTGGACCAGAAGACCCTGGTGTGTGCGAGGTGCCGTATCGTATGAGCCTTCAGAATCTTTTGAAGCAGTCCCAAGAGTACCGGCAGCGGCAGCGGCTGCTGAGGATGGCAAAGAATCGGTCCCAGGAGACGGACGAGGCCCAGAACCTTTCTGACAAAGAGAACAATGAGGTCCCCCTAGTGGAGAAAAATGAGCTCAGGAAAAGTAAAGAGAGAAGAGCCAATCATGCCAAAGTTCGATTTTCACAGTTTGACCCATTTTCTGTAAGTGTGGCGGAACAGCCACCGGTCCAGACTCTGTCAGAAACCCCAGAGGTCCAGTCCTCTGTTGGGACAAACCTGGAAAGCAGTGAAAAGGTGTTTGATTGCGGACGAGTGAATGTCCCCAAAAATATGGGAGTGGCCACCCTTTCTGCAGTTTCTGCTCTGTCTTCGGAGTCACCTGAACCTGACGACTTAGTCGGAGATAATCTGACGCGGTCTATGGCCAGGGATGATCCAGCAAGTGATCAATCAAAGCCCCTCCCCACTACGTCCTCCTCCGCAGAGCCCTGTGGTCTCGGTGAGGGGCCAAAGATTGATGGCACCGTGCCAAATCAAGTGCCAACCAGTAAGAAGTTTACAACATTTCCAACTCCCCAGCTGTGCTTGAGTCCTGTCCATTGTGGAAAGGGCCGAGGTCCCATTGCTCACACCACCCTGAGTGTCAGTGACAACGCTGGGCTGTCGCGTCACACAAAAGATGGTGTGAACCAGGCTGTGCAGATCAGCCAGCTGGAGATGAATCTGTCCCGCCTGCAGGCCCTCATCACTGACTTGGAGTCCACCCTGGATGAAGGTTCGACTTGCCAAACATGGGCTAATGGGAGCCACCTCACGGGTGAGCGGGCGGTACCGCCCAGGGACCTGCTGGGCCTGACCGAGCATCGGCAGCCCAAACGTCAGATCACATCCATCTCCCAGAAGATGCGAGTGCCGGAGATGTTCCGGGACGCTGTGGCGGTGCCACGTAGGAGTCCCGTCCTGGCCGACACTAGCAACCGGCCCCTGCCGGACAACTCCCGCTTCCCAAGCGATCGGTCATACGACGTGGAAACGCCGTCCAACCTGTGGCAGTGGGGTGAGGAGACGGGGGCGCGGACACAGAACCAGGGCTCGCCTGCGGGCCAAGGTCCGGGGACGCGAGCCAAACGCAGACTCCTCATGTGCACCGCGGAAACGAAGTCCCCCAGGACACCGCCGGCGTCACACAGCGCAGCTTGGGGAGGGCCGCGTTCCAGCACCCCCAAAG TGAGGACCGGTACTTCGGCACGGTTCCTGCCGAAGGAGACCCAGCTGCTTGTGGAGGCCCCAATTaaggagcaggagagggagcAGCTGCAG ATATCCTGCCGCCTCAGCTCTCCttggcgcccccttgtggccgcAGCCGTCAAGGGCTACCTCGCTCGGCGGCTGCTGCGCACGGAGCACGTCGCCCGGCTGGTGCGCACCGTCAAG GACTCTCGGCACTTCCTGTTGGCGTTCCAGCCCCGGACAGCAGAAACAGAGGAGTTTGATAGCGAACAGGACCTGGAGTTACAGAAGCGGGTCTTACTGCAG CTGCGCTCCGCTCGCTATGAGATCTACGACGTCTTCTTCAGCTCCTCAGCAGCGGAGCGGATGCAGATCATCTCCTGGGATCGGGCGCTGGTCTGGGAGAGGGAGCTGAGACGTCGG GAAAATGGACAAGAGCGTGGTAAAGGAGGGGCCTCCCTGTCTGCGGCTACCAGGAGGTCcctggagaggaggaggagctcaGC GCTACACAAAATGGCAGTCGAGAGACCGCGGCTGGCTGGTGTGAAGGCTGGCTGCAGACGGGCCTCTCAGCGCCCCAGGCCACGGTGA